From one Lotus japonicus ecotype B-129 chromosome 3, LjGifu_v1.2 genomic stretch:
- the LOC130748841 gene encoding E3 ubiquitin-protein ligase RMA3-like, which translates to MESTYFDSNGEVSPKQKLKSTSAESPISSSDNGCFDCNICLESAHDPVVTLCGHLYCWPCIYKWLSVQSSSAEPDQQQTCPICKAEISHTSLVPLYGRGTSNSESESKKLQMGLGIPQRPPPYNLNAMLTSNRASNPHQGEQLYPSYFHSQSRPLHYQQHYLYGTHGANGLPYLGGAAMTSFFNPVIGMFGEMVLTRIFGVSDANLFPYPHSGSGSPRMRRQEMQIDKSLNRVSIFLLCCIILCLLLF; encoded by the coding sequence ATGGAATCAACATACTTCGATTCTAATGGGGAAGTCTCACcgaaacaaaaattgaaatccACTTCAGCAGAGTCACCAATCTCCAGTAGTGACAATGGTTGTTTTGATTGCAATATTTGCTTGGAATCAGCGCATGATCCTGTGGTCACGCTATGCGGTCATCTGTACTGCTGGCCATGCATATACAAATGGCTCAGTGTTCAGAGCTCCTCAGCCGAACCAGACCAGCAGCAAACATGCCCAATTTGTAAAGCTGAGATCTCTCATACTTCATTAGTCCCCCTTTACGGCCGCGGAACATCTAattccgaatctgaatccaagaaaCTCCAGATGGGTCTTGGAATACCTCAGAGGCCACCTCCTTACAACTTGAATGCTATGTTAACTTCGAACCGGGCATCGAATCCACATCAAGGTGAGCAACTCTATCCAAGTTATTTCCACTCACAATCACGGCCATTACATTATCAGCAGCACTACCTTTACGGAACTCACGGTGCCAATGGATTACCTTATCTTGGCGGTGCTGCTATGACTAGTTTCTTTAACCCTGTGATTGGCATGTTCGGGGAGATGGTCTTGACGAGGATTTTCGGGGTCTCTGATGCAAATTTGTTTCCTTACCCCCATAGTGGAAGTGGCAGTCCCAGAATGAGAAGGCAGGAGATGCAGATTGACAAGTCTCTAAACAGAGTTTCTATCTTTCTTTTGTGTTGTATTATTTTGTGTCTTCTCTTATTCTGA